From Microbacterium sp. YJN-G, a single genomic window includes:
- a CDS encoding metallophosphoesterase family protein: MTDRIALISDVHGNLGALEAVLADIHGRGVERIVNLGDTAGKGPRGEAAVRRCREACAVNVRGNWDDFLPGIGDDASEGLVWWRDELSAESREWLASLPLSHDLLMSGRRIRLFHASAESPHVRVHFHHSTEEFAGMFANTAMTGDGPVPDVVGYADIHDAYIESFEGRTLFNVGSVGNPLDEPTPSYVILEGVAGGECDAPFGIQFVRVPYDIEAEVAVAERLRMPERDVWAVELRTARYRGRQLSQ; this comes from the coding sequence GTGACGGATCGCATCGCTCTCATCTCCGACGTGCATGGCAATCTCGGGGCGCTCGAGGCGGTGCTCGCTGACATCCATGGCCGGGGGGTCGAGCGGATCGTCAATCTCGGCGACACGGCGGGGAAGGGTCCGCGCGGCGAGGCGGCGGTGCGGCGCTGCCGGGAGGCGTGCGCGGTGAATGTCCGCGGCAACTGGGATGACTTCCTTCCCGGCATCGGTGACGATGCGTCGGAGGGGCTGGTCTGGTGGCGTGATGAGCTGTCGGCGGAGAGCCGGGAATGGCTCGCGTCGCTGCCGCTGAGCCATGATCTGTTGATGAGCGGGCGCCGCATCCGGCTGTTCCACGCTTCGGCCGAGAGCCCGCATGTGCGGGTGCACTTCCACCACAGCACCGAGGAGTTCGCCGGCATGTTCGCGAACACGGCGATGACCGGTGATGGTCCGGTGCCGGATGTGGTCGGCTACGCCGACATCCACGACGCGTACATCGAGTCCTTCGAGGGGCGGACGCTGTTCAACGTCGGCAGCGTGGGGAATCCGCTGGACGAGCCGACTCCCTCGTACGTCATCCTCGAGGGCGTTGCGGGCGGCGAGTGCGACGCGCCGTTCGGCATCCAGTTCGTGCGGGTGCCCTACGACATCGAGGCGGAGGTCGCGGTGGCGGAGCGGCTTCGGATGCCTGAGCGCGACGTCTGGGCTGTGGAGCTGCGCACTGCCCGGTACCGCGGGCGGCAGCTGTCCCAGTGA